In Cupriavidus taiwanensis, the following proteins share a genomic window:
- a CDS encoding Bug family tripartite tricarboxylate transporter substrate binding protein, whose translation MKTTLRAAAAALCLAACAGAVSTAAAATDAWPGKPITLVVGYTAGGSVDLVARTIAPELGKRLGQSVVIENLGGAGGTIGASKVVKAEADGYTLLMGSGSEVSIARLTNPAVRYDGEKDLAPVTFVGTQPMVLVGKPGLPAKNAAELIALAKAQPGKLAYASSGVGTPLNLAGELIKQQGQVNITHVPYKGASAMATDLLGGQIDLAVMVLSSALPHIQANRVQAYGVTGAKRSPVAPNVPALAETPALKGVDMGVWFGLMGPAKLPQPVVARLNTEMQAVLAMPDVKRKLAEAGVEVAPANPAQFGSFIKRETGRYRTIVQTAGIQQ comes from the coding sequence ATGAAGACCACCCTGCGCGCGGCCGCTGCCGCACTCTGCCTTGCTGCTTGCGCCGGCGCCGTTTCCACCGCCGCCGCCGCGACCGATGCCTGGCCTGGCAAGCCGATCACGCTGGTGGTGGGCTACACCGCCGGCGGCAGCGTCGACCTGGTGGCCCGCACCATCGCCCCGGAACTGGGCAAGCGCCTGGGCCAGAGCGTGGTGATCGAAAACCTGGGCGGCGCCGGCGGCACCATCGGCGCGTCCAAGGTGGTCAAGGCCGAGGCCGACGGCTACACGCTGCTGATGGGCTCGGGCAGTGAAGTGTCGATCGCCCGCCTGACCAACCCGGCGGTGCGCTACGACGGCGAGAAGGACCTGGCGCCGGTGACCTTTGTCGGCACCCAGCCGATGGTGCTGGTCGGCAAGCCCGGCCTGCCGGCCAAGAACGCCGCCGAGCTGATCGCGCTGGCCAAGGCCCAGCCGGGCAAGCTGGCCTACGCCTCGTCCGGCGTCGGCACCCCGCTGAACCTGGCGGGCGAGCTGATCAAGCAGCAGGGCCAGGTCAATATCACCCATGTGCCCTACAAGGGCGCTTCAGCCATGGCGACCGACCTGCTCGGCGGCCAGATCGACCTGGCGGTGATGGTGCTGTCGTCGGCGCTGCCGCATATCCAGGCCAACCGCGTGCAGGCCTACGGCGTGACCGGCGCCAAGCGCTCGCCGGTGGCGCCGAACGTGCCGGCGCTGGCCGAGACCCCGGCGCTCAAGGGGGTGGACATGGGCGTCTGGTTCGGCCTGATGGGCCCCGCCAAGCTGCCGCAGCCGGTGGTGGCGCGCCTGAACACCGAGATGCAGGCCGTGCTGGCGATGCCGGACGTGAAGAGGAAGCTGGCCGAGGCCGGCGTGGAAGTGGCGCCCGCCAATCCGGCGCAGTTCGGCAGCTTTATCAAGCGCGAGACCGGGCGCTATCGCACCATCGTGCAGACGGCGGGGATCCAGCAGTAA
- a CDS encoding M14 family metallopeptidase, whose protein sequence is MTRQPTAPLEAYPVDVAFPDIRPYAAGNTGIPYLYTFDSGQPGPHVMVNALTHGNEVCGAIAVKALLDHGLRPRRGRLTLAFANVDAYHRFDPASPDASRFVDQDFNRVWTAKVLDDARRDSSELRRARAMRPVIDTVDLLLDLHSMHEKSRPLIVSGPLDKGIALSRALGAPADVIVDEGHPEGRRMRDYDGFGDAASPRNALLIECGQHWEPAAVTVAQDSTARFLLHAGIVDASDLPAGWLQPLTAAQRVVRVTEPVVATSMEFRFAGPYTGLETFTEAGTVIGWRDGEPVVTPYPDCVLVMPSLRQLRPGVTVVRLGRLER, encoded by the coding sequence ATGACCCGCCAGCCCACCGCACCCCTCGAAGCCTACCCCGTCGACGTCGCCTTCCCCGACATCCGCCCCTACGCCGCCGGCAACACCGGCATCCCCTACCTCTACACCTTCGACAGCGGCCAGCCCGGCCCGCATGTGATGGTCAACGCGCTGACCCACGGCAACGAGGTCTGCGGCGCCATCGCCGTCAAGGCGCTGCTGGACCACGGCCTGCGTCCGCGCCGCGGCCGCCTGACGCTGGCCTTTGCCAACGTCGATGCCTACCACCGCTTCGATCCCGCCAGCCCGGATGCCTCGCGCTTCGTCGACCAGGACTTCAACCGGGTCTGGACCGCCAAGGTGCTCGATGACGCCAGGCGCGATTCATCGGAACTGCGCCGCGCACGCGCCATGCGCCCGGTGATCGATACCGTCGACCTGCTGCTGGACCTGCATTCCATGCATGAGAAGAGCCGGCCGCTGATCGTCTCCGGCCCGCTGGACAAGGGCATCGCCCTGTCGCGCGCGCTGGGTGCGCCGGCCGATGTGATCGTCGACGAAGGCCACCCGGAAGGCCGCCGCATGCGCGACTACGATGGCTTCGGCGATGCCGCCAGCCCGCGCAATGCGCTGCTGATCGAATGCGGCCAGCACTGGGAACCGGCCGCCGTGACGGTGGCGCAGGACAGTACCGCGCGCTTCCTGCTGCATGCCGGCATCGTCGACGCAAGCGACCTGCCTGCCGGCTGGCTGCAGCCGCTGACCGCCGCGCAGCGCGTGGTGCGCGTGACCGAGCCGGTGGTGGCCACCAGCATGGAGTTCCGCTTTGCCGGCCCCTACACCGGGCTGGAGACCTTTACCGAGGCCGGGACCGTAATCGGCTGGCGCGACGGCGAGCCGGTGGTGACGCCGTATCCGGATTGCGTGCTGGTGATGCCGTCGCTGCGCCAGTTGCGCCCGGGCGTGACCGTGGTGCGCCTGGGCCGGCTGGAGCGCTGA
- a CDS encoding Sbal_3080 family lipoprotein: MNHALLTACVGLLLTGCSTYQAVTPVDRLDPTDPVVAFQLPAGGGPLGNYGAHGTLLCVVVNPVSGNDFVENFLSSLRRRNFEVKVLQAQTSIASCPMVALYTARGAWYWKTYLNNADITVFLNGDRVGKAIYNANRSAGGLNLSNFVQPSSKLDELVEQLFPGMLPPPPPEDTAPAPAA; encoded by the coding sequence ATGAACCATGCACTGCTGACGGCCTGCGTGGGCCTGCTGCTCACCGGCTGCTCGACCTACCAGGCCGTGACGCCGGTCGACCGCCTTGACCCCACCGATCCCGTTGTCGCGTTCCAGCTGCCGGCCGGCGGCGGCCCGCTGGGCAACTACGGCGCCCACGGCACGCTGCTGTGCGTGGTGGTGAACCCGGTCAGCGGCAATGACTTTGTCGAGAACTTCCTGTCGTCGCTGCGGCGGCGCAATTTCGAGGTGAAGGTGCTGCAGGCGCAGACCTCGATCGCATCGTGCCCGATGGTGGCGCTGTACACCGCGCGCGGCGCCTGGTACTGGAAGACCTACCTGAACAACGCCGACATCACCGTGTTTCTCAATGGCGACCGGGTCGGCAAGGCCATCTACAACGCCAACCGCAGCGCCGGCGGGCTGAACCTGAGCAACTTCGTGCAGCCGTCGTCCAAGCTCGATGAGCTGGTCGAGCAACTGTTCCCCGGCATGCTGCCGCCTCCGCCGCCGGAGGACACGGCGCCCGCGCCGGCCGCCTAG
- a CDS encoding OB-fold putative lipoprotein, which translates to MLNRTQQILVAIVAVAVLGMLWFAGNDRRDDVGGAVPDTPTDAQAAASAVPASEVRGVPRNGTLDPVSIDPQRPADRLPQLQADALLKAYRDNAAQADRNYLDQYLIVEGVASGIRREGEQVFVDIRTNDPGANVRALLLPRQICGPAGRECEVEARATMVRRGQKVAVECNGAGLADGMPLLRDCLLRGGAN; encoded by the coding sequence ATGTTGAACCGCACCCAGCAGATCCTCGTTGCCATCGTCGCCGTGGCCGTCCTTGGCATGTTGTGGTTTGCCGGCAATGACCGCCGCGACGATGTCGGCGGCGCCGTGCCCGACACGCCGACCGATGCGCAGGCCGCGGCCAGCGCGGTGCCGGCGAGCGAGGTGCGCGGCGTGCCGCGCAACGGCACGCTGGACCCGGTCAGCATCGACCCGCAACGCCCCGCCGACCGCCTGCCGCAACTGCAGGCCGATGCGCTGCTGAAGGCGTACCGCGACAATGCCGCGCAAGCGGATCGCAATTACCTGGACCAGTACCTGATCGTCGAAGGCGTGGCCAGCGGCATCCGCCGCGAGGGCGAGCAGGTCTTTGTCGACATCCGCACCAACGACCCCGGCGCCAATGTGCGCGCGCTGCTGCTGCCGCGCCAGATCTGCGGACCGGCCGGGCGCGAGTGCGAAGTGGAAGCGCGCGCCACCATGGTGCGGCGCGGCCAGAAGGTGGCGGTGGAGTGCAACGGCGCCGGCCTGGCCGACGGCATGCCGCTGCTGCGCGACTGCCTGCTGCGCGGCGGCGCCAACTGA
- the dinD gene encoding DNA damage-inducible protein D: MSDTIDGAPSAPSFERIRQVGSAGEEYWFARELAPLLDYQDWRNFVQVVEKAKIACTQSGHEVPDHFGDTTKMVQIGSSAKRPIADFRLSRYACYLIVQNGDPSKPVIANGQTYFALQTRRQELAEASRFRKLSEDGRRLMLRGELTEHNKALTAAAKSAGVETAMDYAVFQDHGYKGLYGGFGAKDIHASKGLKKSQKILDHMGSTELAANLFRATQTEEKLRRESVQGKKQANHTHYEVGAKVRQTIADLGGTMPEKLPTPEKSIKQIEREQRRLQNDSDKSTPENF, from the coding sequence ATGTCCGATACGATTGATGGAGCCCCATCCGCGCCGTCCTTTGAGCGGATCAGGCAGGTTGGTTCAGCGGGCGAAGAGTATTGGTTCGCTCGAGAACTGGCTCCACTGCTGGACTACCAGGATTGGCGCAATTTCGTCCAGGTAGTCGAAAAGGCCAAGATCGCCTGTACCCAATCCGGACATGAGGTCCCTGACCATTTCGGTGACACCACCAAGATGGTCCAGATAGGATCGAGCGCGAAGCGGCCTATCGCGGACTTTCGTCTGTCGCGCTACGCCTGTTACCTGATCGTGCAAAACGGCGACCCGTCCAAGCCGGTGATTGCCAACGGTCAAACGTACTTCGCGCTTCAGACCAGGCGACAGGAGTTGGCTGAGGCGTCGCGCTTCCGCAAGCTCTCCGAAGATGGACGCCGCTTGATGCTGCGCGGAGAGTTGACTGAGCATAACAAGGCGTTGACTGCTGCAGCCAAGAGCGCTGGCGTTGAAACGGCGATGGACTACGCGGTATTCCAGGACCACGGCTACAAGGGGCTTTATGGCGGCTTCGGTGCCAAGGATATTCACGCGTCCAAAGGCCTGAAGAAGAGTCAGAAGATCCTTGACCACATGGGCAGCACGGAACTGGCCGCTAACCTGTTCCGCGCAACGCAGACGGAAGAGAAGCTGCGCCGGGAGAGCGTTCAGGGCAAGAAACAAGCGAACCACACCCACTATGAGGTGGGCGCAAAGGTGCGGCAAACCATCGCGGACCTTGGCGGCACCATGCCCGAAAAGCTGCCCACGCCGGAGAAGAGCATCAAGCAGATCGAACGCGAACAGCGTCGGTTACAAAACGACTCGGACAAGTCCACACCGGAAAATTTCTGA
- the mnmE gene encoding tRNA uridine-5-carboxymethylaminomethyl(34) synthesis GTPase MnmE, which produces MTAPQLPIAAIATAPGRGGIGVVRVSGPDVGPVMRAVCGQALKPRHATYLPFLDGNGKVIDHGLALYFPAPNSYTGEEVLELQGHGGPVVMQMLLTRCLQAGDGIGLRLAEPGEFTRRAFLNDKLDLAQAEAVADLIEASTEAAARSAARSMEGEFSNAIRQLVDKVIHLRMLVEATLDFPEEEIDFLEQSDARGQLATIRDELGAVLAQARQGALLREGLSVVLAGQPNVGKSSLLNALAGAELAIVTPIAGTTRDRVRETIQIDGIPLHIIDTAGLREEATDEVERIGIERTWDAIRRADIVLHLVDATDYLRHGLSEIDDAIDDKLSGQLPPGAPIVRVVNKIDKAPAVGEVMFGGNRPHVVAANGPNPTEIWISARTGAGIELLRRELLRLVGWQSGNEGTFLARERHLTALRQAQSHLDVAAEQSQRQAQALDLFAEELRLAQEHLNSITGEFTSDDLLGTIFTRFCIGK; this is translated from the coding sequence ATGACTGCTCCCCAGCTTCCCATTGCCGCCATCGCCACCGCGCCCGGCCGCGGCGGCATCGGCGTGGTGCGCGTGTCCGGCCCCGATGTCGGCCCCGTGATGCGCGCCGTCTGCGGCCAGGCACTGAAGCCGCGCCACGCCACCTACCTGCCGTTTCTCGATGGCAACGGCAAGGTCATCGACCACGGCCTGGCACTGTATTTCCCGGCGCCCAACTCCTATACCGGCGAGGAAGTGCTGGAGCTGCAGGGCCACGGCGGCCCGGTGGTGATGCAGATGCTGCTGACGCGCTGCCTGCAGGCCGGCGACGGCATCGGCCTGCGCCTGGCCGAACCCGGCGAGTTCACGCGCCGCGCCTTCCTTAACGACAAGCTCGACCTGGCCCAGGCCGAGGCCGTGGCCGACCTGATCGAAGCCAGCACCGAGGCCGCGGCGCGCTCGGCCGCGCGCTCGATGGAGGGCGAGTTCTCCAACGCCATCCGCCAGCTGGTGGACAAGGTCATCCACCTGCGCATGCTGGTCGAGGCCACGCTGGATTTCCCCGAGGAAGAGATCGATTTCCTGGAGCAGTCCGACGCGCGCGGCCAGCTTGCCACCATCCGCGATGAACTTGGCGCGGTGCTGGCGCAGGCGCGCCAGGGCGCGCTGCTGCGCGAGGGGCTGTCGGTGGTGCTGGCGGGCCAGCCCAACGTGGGCAAGTCGTCGCTGCTGAACGCGCTGGCCGGCGCGGAACTGGCCATCGTCACGCCGATCGCCGGCACCACGCGCGACCGCGTGCGCGAGACCATCCAGATCGACGGCATCCCGCTGCATATCATCGACACCGCCGGCCTGCGCGAGGAAGCCACCGACGAAGTCGAGCGCATCGGCATCGAACGCACCTGGGACGCCATCCGCCGCGCCGACATCGTGCTGCACCTGGTCGACGCCACCGACTACCTGCGCCACGGCCTGTCCGAGATCGACGACGCCATCGACGACAAGCTCAGCGGCCAGCTGCCGCCGGGCGCGCCGATCGTGCGCGTGGTCAACAAGATCGACAAGGCCCCCGCGGTGGGCGAGGTCATGTTCGGCGGCAACCGCCCGCACGTGGTCGCCGCCAACGGCCCCAACCCGACCGAGATCTGGATCTCGGCGCGCACCGGCGCCGGCATCGAACTGCTGCGCCGCGAACTGCTCCGGCTGGTGGGCTGGCAATCCGGCAACGAAGGCACCTTCCTCGCGCGCGAGCGGCACCTGACCGCGCTGCGGCAGGCGCAATCGCACCTGGACGTGGCCGCCGAACAAAGCCAGCGCCAGGCCCAGGCGCTGGACCTGTTCGCGGAAGAACTGCGGCTGGCGCAGGAACACCTGAACAGCATTACCGGCGAGTTCACCAGCGATGATCTGCTGGGGACGATTTTTACGCGGTTTTGTATTGGGAAGTAG
- a CDS encoding CHAD domain-containing protein yields MNADAQSPKLRRKARPAAAFAALAQASLARIDACLDPLQRRDDPEDLHQLRIALRRARAVVWAMGPALPRQERDRWKRDLRTLARATTTVRDWDVFLAETIGPARELEPQDTILAAIADTARQRRETARAAMLATLATYRDWPLPALHRDLAHLAQLAARARGDGARLATFARRRVRRGRKQLRALARHARKGDPAAVHAQRIAGKRLRYVIEALAPVLPARYTRRLHAKLVKRQARLGRQVDSVVARRLMAECLDMQAMPDEAPPLPGAS; encoded by the coding sequence ATGAACGCCGACGCCCAGTCTCCCAAGCTGCGCCGCAAGGCGCGGCCCGCCGCAGCCTTTGCCGCGCTGGCGCAAGCCAGCCTGGCGCGCATCGACGCGTGCCTGGACCCGCTGCAGCGCCGCGACGACCCGGAAGACCTGCACCAGTTGCGCATCGCCCTGCGCCGGGCGCGCGCGGTCGTGTGGGCCATGGGCCCGGCCCTGCCGCGGCAGGAGCGCGACCGCTGGAAGCGCGACCTGCGCACGCTGGCCCGCGCCACCACCACGGTGCGCGACTGGGATGTGTTCCTGGCCGAGACCATCGGCCCGGCCCGCGAACTGGAGCCGCAAGACACGATACTGGCCGCCATCGCCGACACCGCCCGGCAGCGCCGCGAGACCGCGCGCGCAGCGATGCTGGCGACACTGGCCACTTACCGCGACTGGCCACTGCCCGCGCTGCATCGCGACCTTGCGCACCTGGCGCAACTCGCCGCCCGCGCCCGCGGCGACGGCGCCCGCCTGGCCACCTTTGCGCGCCGGCGCGTGCGCCGCGGCCGCAAGCAGCTGCGGGCACTGGCCCGGCATGCCCGCAAGGGCGATCCCGCCGCGGTGCACGCGCAGCGCATCGCCGGCAAGCGTCTGCGCTATGTGATCGAAGCACTGGCGCCGGTGCTGCCGGCGCGCTATACCAGGCGCCTGCACGCCAAGCTGGTCAAGCGGCAGGCCCGCCTGGGCCGGCAGGTCGATAGCGTCGTCGCGCGCCGTCTGATGGCCGAGTGCCTGGACATGCAGGCGATGCCGGACGAGGCGCCGCCGTTGCCCGGCGCCAGCTGA
- a CDS encoding PaaI family thioesterase, whose protein sequence is MTTEQERLLLRDTIEAGFRQAAFVNDVGIALADCGPGWCESTLAITARHLQHGGIVHAGVQATMADHTAGAAASTILEAGQHVVTAEFKINLLRAVRSERLRCRADVLKSGRSIIVVEADVFADVHGESVLVSRLNATMSVLDLA, encoded by the coding sequence ATGACCACCGAACAGGAACGGCTTCTGCTGCGCGACACCATCGAGGCCGGCTTCCGCCAGGCCGCCTTCGTCAACGACGTCGGCATCGCGCTGGCCGACTGCGGGCCCGGCTGGTGCGAGTCCACGCTAGCCATCACGGCGCGCCACCTGCAGCACGGCGGCATCGTCCACGCGGGCGTGCAGGCCACCATGGCCGACCACACCGCCGGCGCGGCCGCATCCACCATCCTGGAGGCGGGCCAGCACGTGGTCACCGCGGAATTCAAGATCAACCTGCTGCGGGCCGTGCGCAGCGAACGGCTGCGCTGCCGGGCCGACGTGCTCAAGTCCGGCCGCTCCATCATCGTGGTCGAGGCCGACGTGTTTGCCGACGTCCACGGCGAATCCGTGCTGGTCAGCCGGCTCAACGCCACCATGAGCGTGCTGGACCTGGCCTGA
- a CDS encoding VOC family protein — protein sequence MIDHTGVSVSDYEKSRAFYQAALGAIGYVLDKEFPASVTGSTDVAGFGTPGHPDFWIHRGTPNQPPVHVAFRVDSRATVDAFHRAALAAGGRDNGAPGLRAHYHPDYYGAFVLDPDGHNIEAVCHKPA from the coding sequence ATGATCGACCACACCGGTGTCAGCGTCAGCGATTACGAGAAAAGCCGCGCCTTCTACCAGGCCGCGCTGGGCGCCATCGGCTACGTGCTGGACAAGGAGTTCCCGGCCAGCGTCACCGGCAGCACCGATGTCGCCGGCTTCGGCACGCCTGGCCATCCCGATTTCTGGATCCACCGCGGCACGCCCAACCAGCCGCCGGTGCACGTGGCGTTCCGCGTCGACAGCCGCGCGACCGTCGATGCGTTCCATCGCGCGGCACTGGCCGCGGGCGGGCGCGACAACGGCGCACCCGGCCTGCGCGCGCACTACCACCCCGACTACTACGGCGCCTTCGTGCTGGACCCGGACGGCCACAACATCGAGGCGGTCTGCCACAAGCCCGCTTGA
- the tam gene encoding trans-aconitate 2-methyltransferase — protein sequence MSWSAHQYVAFEDERTRPVRDLVAAIPNEIARSAVDIGCGPGNSTEVLLARYAGASVTGLDSSQDMIDAARKRLPDVQFRVADIGAWDEAGPYDVILANAVLQWLPDHARLFPELVSKLSPGGTLAVQMPDNLEEPAHQLMRRVAAEGPWGDKLAGASKARAERAPARWYYELLRPLCQRVDVWLTTYHHPLAGGPAAVVEWFKGSGLRPFLQPLDEAERAAYLARYQTEIANAYPALPDGSVLLPFPRLFIVATR from the coding sequence ATGAGCTGGTCCGCCCACCAATACGTCGCCTTCGAAGACGAACGCACCCGCCCGGTCCGTGACCTGGTGGCAGCCATTCCCAACGAGATCGCGCGCAGCGCGGTGGATATCGGCTGCGGTCCCGGCAACTCCACCGAGGTGCTGCTGGCGCGCTATGCCGGCGCCTCGGTAACCGGGCTGGACAGCTCGCAGGACATGATCGACGCCGCGCGCAAGCGCCTGCCCGACGTGCAGTTCCGCGTGGCCGACATCGGCGCCTGGGACGAGGCCGGCCCGTACGACGTGATCCTCGCCAACGCGGTGCTGCAGTGGCTGCCCGACCACGCCCGCTTGTTTCCCGAACTGGTGTCGAAGCTTTCCCCGGGTGGCACGCTAGCCGTGCAGATGCCGGACAACCTGGAAGAACCCGCGCACCAGCTGATGCGCCGGGTGGCGGCAGAAGGCCCGTGGGGCGACAAGCTTGCCGGCGCCAGCAAGGCCCGCGCCGAACGCGCGCCGGCGCGCTGGTACTACGAGCTGCTGCGCCCGCTGTGCCAGCGCGTGGACGTGTGGCTGACCACCTATCACCATCCGCTCGCCGGTGGCCCGGCCGCGGTGGTGGAGTGGTTCAAGGGCAGCGGCCTGCGCCCGTTCCTGCAGCCGCTGGACGAGGCCGAGCGTGCCGCCTACCTGGCCCGTTACCAGACCGAGATCGCCAACGCGTACCCGGCGCTGCCGGACGGCTCGGTGCTGCTGCCGTTCCCGCGCCTGTTTATCGTCGCGACGCGCTGA
- the yidC gene encoding membrane protein insertase YidC — translation MDIKRTILWVIFSMSLVLLYDNWQRANGHASMFFPSTTQQQAASAPAASGAAAQGDVPKANVQPGAAAPAAGAAPQAAAQPTGEKIVVTTDTVRAEIDTAGGIVSRLELLKEHEKDGKPVVLFERDNVRTYMARSGLIGGDLPNHTTLFTAAPGPRTLDGAEQLQVVLSAEKNGVKLVKTYTFRKGSYVVDSKFDVTNAGTAPVSPTLYLELARDGSKVEQSQFYSTFTGPAVYTDADKYHKIDFEDIAKGKATVPAAANNGWVAMVQHYFASAWIPQTGKERSFYVQQIDPHLYRVGVQQPLGQLAPGASVSTDARLFAGPQEEHMLEKIAPGLELVKDYGWLTILAKPLFWLLEKLHGFLGNWGWSIIALTVLIKLVFFPLSAASYKSMGKMKDLQPRMTAIRERYKNDPQKMNQEMMGLYRTEKVNPLGGCLPIVIQIPVFIALYWVLLSSVEMRGAPWLGWIKDLSVPDPFYILPIVMAVSMFVQTKLNPTPPDPVQAKVMTIMPLVFSVMFFFFPAGLVLYWVVNNILSIAQQWQINRMLGKGKTAVVAKS, via the coding sequence ATGGATATCAAACGCACCATCCTCTGGGTCATCTTCTCGATGTCCCTCGTGCTGCTCTACGACAACTGGCAGCGCGCCAACGGCCATGCGTCGATGTTCTTCCCGAGCACGACGCAGCAGCAGGCCGCTTCGGCGCCGGCCGCCAGCGGCGCGGCCGCGCAGGGCGACGTGCCCAAGGCCAACGTCCAGCCGGGCGCAGCCGCCCCGGCCGCGGGCGCCGCGCCGCAGGCCGCGGCCCAGCCCACCGGCGAGAAGATCGTGGTGACCACCGACACGGTGCGCGCCGAGATCGACACCGCCGGCGGCATCGTGTCGCGCCTGGAGCTGCTCAAGGAGCATGAGAAGGACGGCAAGCCGGTGGTGCTGTTCGAGCGCGACAACGTGCGCACCTACATGGCCCGCTCGGGCCTGATCGGCGGCGACCTGCCCAACCACACCACGCTGTTCACCGCGGCCCCGGGCCCGCGCACGCTGGACGGCGCCGAGCAGCTGCAGGTGGTGCTGAGCGCCGAGAAGAACGGCGTGAAGCTGGTCAAGACCTACACCTTCCGCAAGGGCAGCTACGTGGTCGACAGCAAGTTCGACGTCACCAACGCGGGCACCGCGCCGGTCTCGCCGACGCTGTACCTGGAACTGGCGCGCGACGGCAGCAAGGTCGAGCAGTCGCAGTTCTACAGCACCTTCACCGGTCCGGCGGTCTACACCGACGCCGACAAGTACCACAAGATCGACTTCGAAGACATCGCCAAGGGCAAGGCCACCGTGCCGGCCGCCGCCAATAACGGCTGGGTGGCGATGGTGCAGCACTACTTTGCCTCGGCGTGGATTCCGCAGACCGGCAAGGAGCGCAGCTTCTACGTGCAGCAGATCGATCCGCACCTGTACCGCGTGGGCGTGCAGCAGCCGCTGGGCCAACTGGCCCCGGGCGCGAGCGTGAGCACCGATGCACGCCTGTTCGCCGGCCCGCAGGAAGAGCACATGCTCGAGAAGATCGCCCCGGGCCTGGAGCTGGTGAAGGACTACGGCTGGCTGACCATCCTGGCCAAGCCGCTGTTCTGGCTGCTGGAAAAGCTGCACGGCTTCCTGGGCAACTGGGGCTGGTCGATCATCGCGCTGACGGTGCTGATCAAGCTGGTGTTCTTCCCGCTGTCGGCGGCAAGCTACAAGTCCATGGGCAAGATGAAGGACCTGCAGCCGCGCATGACCGCGATCCGCGAGCGTTACAAGAACGACCCGCAGAAGATGAACCAGGAGATGATGGGCCTGTACCGCACCGAGAAGGTCAACCCGCTCGGCGGCTGCCTGCCGATCGTGATCCAGATCCCGGTGTTCATCGCGCTGTACTGGGTGCTGCTGTCGTCGGTGGAAATGCGCGGCGCGCCGTGGCTGGGCTGGATCAAGGACCTGTCGGTGCCGGATCCGTTCTACATCCTGCCGATCGTGATGGCCGTGTCGATGTTCGTGCAGACCAAGCTGAACCCGACCCCGCCGGATCCGGTGCAGGCCAAGGTGATGACGATCATGCCGCTGGTGTTCTCGGTGATGTTCTTCTTCTTCCCGGCCGGCCTGGTGCTGTACTGGGTGGTGAACAACATCCTGTCGATCGCGCAGCAGTGGCAGATCAACCGGATGCTGGGCAAGGGCAAGACGGCCGTGGTGGCCAAGAGCTGA
- the yidD gene encoding membrane protein insertion efficiency factor YidD codes for MKRILLALLRVYKIALSPYLGSQCRFLPTCSDYARDAIVHHGAARGSWMAACRLCRCHPFAQGGYDPVPGTEADTPVHAATGRAPVAIRLPRP; via the coding sequence ATGAAGCGAATCCTGCTAGCCCTGCTGCGCGTCTACAAGATCGCCCTCAGCCCTTACCTGGGCTCGCAGTGCCGCTTCCTGCCGACCTGTTCCGACTACGCCCGCGACGCCATCGTCCATCATGGCGCCGCGCGCGGCAGCTGGATGGCCGCCTGCCGGCTGTGCCGCTGCCATCCTTTCGCCCAAGGCGGGTATGATCCCGTGCCGGGCACGGAAGCAGACACGCCAGTCCATGCCGCCACAGGCCGTGCGCCCGTGGCAATCCGTCTGCCCAGACCCTGA
- the rnpA gene encoding ribonuclease P protein component, which produces MSAHAFPKAARLTKTDEFSSVFALRPRRRSTHFVLYVRPNDRPEGRLGVVVGKKFAPRAAERNLVKRMARELFRQRREQLAGRDVLLRLQAKFPRVEFATRAAVRRACAAEIASLLDVAAKPLPPPAPPASPPAPPTAAPPASPSPSQPPGQPA; this is translated from the coding sequence GTGTCAGCCCATGCCTTCCCCAAAGCCGCGAGGCTTACAAAGACGGATGAGTTTTCATCCGTTTTTGCTTTGCGGCCCCGGCGGCGCAGCACCCACTTCGTGCTCTATGTACGCCCCAATGACCGGCCGGAAGGCCGCCTGGGCGTGGTGGTGGGCAAGAAGTTCGCGCCGCGCGCCGCCGAGCGCAACCTGGTGAAGCGCATGGCGCGCGAGCTGTTCCGCCAGCGCCGTGAACAACTGGCGGGTCGCGACGTGCTGCTGCGCCTGCAAGCGAAGTTCCCGCGCGTGGAATTTGCCACGCGCGCGGCGGTCCGAAGGGCATGCGCGGCGGAAATCGCCAGCCTGCTCGACGTAGCGGCAAAGCCACTGCCGCCGCCCGCGCCGCCTGCCTCGCCCCCGGCACCGCCCACCGCGGCGCCGCCGGCGAGCCCCTCGCCAAGCCAGCCACCAGGCCAGCCAGCCTGA
- the rpmH gene encoding 50S ribosomal protein L34, whose amino-acid sequence MKRTYQPSVTRRKRTHGFRVRMKTRGGRAVINARRAKGRKRLAI is encoded by the coding sequence ATGAAACGTACCTACCAACCTTCCGTTACCCGCCGCAAGCGTACCCACGGTTTCCGCGTGCGCATGAAGACCCGCGGCGGCCGTGCCGTCATCAACGCTCGTCGCGCCAAGGGCCGCAAGCGCCTGGCCATCTGA